One genomic region from Euzebya tangerina encodes:
- a CDS encoding type 4a pilus biogenesis protein PilO: protein MLVIVLLGVLFFFFVWSPLSDQQAALEEETTALEQQEQQLRNQLAQLEMIQDNELQIRADLNRLRSLIPPGDPAQPSFVRSAQLAADASGTNILSLTFGQPQPVEGAVANNEGLVLAQIGVNADVEGGYFQTVDLFRRFEIEVARAVQIDSLAVAEAEEGFPALTTSVTGRVFALLETAVIESVPDPNATPAEGETPEGEPTEGADAEAGAEGADGTTDGEEVQAQ from the coding sequence GTGCTGGTGATCGTGTTGCTCGGCGTGCTCTTCTTCTTCTTCGTGTGGAGCCCGTTGTCCGACCAACAGGCAGCACTGGAAGAGGAAACCACCGCGCTGGAACAGCAGGAACAGCAACTCCGCAACCAACTGGCCCAACTGGAGATGATCCAGGACAATGAGCTGCAGATCAGGGCTGACCTCAACCGACTGCGCAGCTTGATTCCGCCAGGAGATCCAGCCCAACCGTCCTTTGTTCGCTCCGCCCAGTTGGCAGCGGACGCCAGCGGGACCAACATACTCTCGCTCACGTTCGGCCAACCTCAGCCCGTCGAGGGTGCAGTGGCCAACAACGAGGGGCTGGTCCTGGCTCAGATCGGCGTAAATGCCGATGTCGAGGGCGGGTACTTCCAGACAGTTGACCTGTTCCGAAGGTTCGAGATCGAAGTGGCGCGGGCGGTTCAGATCGACTCCTTGGCCGTAGCGGAGGCCGAGGAAGGCTTTCCGGCCCTAACGACCAGCGTCACCGGACGCGTCTTCGCCCTCCTTGAGACGGCCGTGATCGAGTCTGTACCAGACCCCAACGCCACCCCAGCCGAAGGCGAGACGCCCGAAGGCGAGCCGACCGAGGGTGCCGATGCCGAAGCTGGCGCGGAGGGCGCCGACGGCACGACCGACGGCGAGGAGGTGCAGGCGCAGTGA
- a CDS encoding helix-turn-helix domain-containing protein, with protein sequence MAPIDIDRLWTVAEVADHMRVSNMTVYRLIKAGDIPAIRVGKNYRIRGKELADYIDASFQQVADEARAQGQ encoded by the coding sequence ATGGCACCCATCGACATCGACCGTCTCTGGACGGTCGCAGAGGTAGCTGACCACATGCGAGTGAGTAACATGACCGTCTACCGGCTGATCAAGGCCGGCGACATCCCTGCTATTCGCGTGGGCAAGAACTACCGGATCCGCGGCAAGGAACTGGCCGACTACATAGACGCCTCCTTCCAGCAGGTCGCCGACGAAGCCCGCGCACAGGGTCAATAG
- a CDS encoding type II toxin-antitoxin system VapB family antitoxin, translated as MRTTIKLPQSLADAARRHAASQGRTFTSVVEEALRELLDKAAQQPATRERLPTHGDPDTRPLINLSDREALWEALDGDDT; from the coding sequence ATGCGCACGACCATCAAGCTGCCCCAGTCGTTGGCGGATGCCGCCAGACGGCACGCTGCGTCCCAAGGACGAACGTTCACCAGCGTGGTCGAGGAGGCTCTGCGAGAGTTGCTCGACAAGGCCGCACAGCAGCCCGCCACCCGAGAGCGACTGCCGACACACGGGGACCCCGACACACGGCCGTTGATCAACCTGTCGGACCGAGAGGCCTTGTGGGAGGCCCTCGACGGCGACGACACGTGA
- a CDS encoding TA system VapC family ribonuclease toxin has translation MILPDVNVLVYAFKAESPNHEQYADWLNAVVLGSEQLALVDTVLAGLVRVVTNGRVFDSPAPTDQALQFVHQLITAPRATWLPAGPIVWQTMQRLAEADPLIAANKVPDAFLAALALSHGARIATEDRGFARYPKLRFFAPV, from the coding sequence GTGATCCTGCCCGACGTCAACGTGCTCGTCTACGCCTTCAAGGCTGAGTCGCCGAACCACGAGCAGTACGCCGACTGGCTCAACGCTGTCGTCTTGGGCTCCGAGCAACTGGCCTTGGTCGACACGGTCCTGGCCGGTCTTGTGCGCGTCGTCACGAATGGGAGGGTCTTCGACTCCCCCGCCCCGACCGACCAAGCCCTCCAGTTCGTTCACCAGCTGATCACGGCGCCCCGCGCCACATGGTTACCCGCCGGCCCGATCGTGTGGCAGACCATGCAGCGGCTGGCTGAGGCTGATCCCCTCATCGCAGCCAACAAAGTCCCGGACGCCTTCTTGGCGGCACTCGCCCTGTCACACGGGGCGCGGATAGCAACTGAGGACCGCGGGTTTGCTCGCTACCCGAAGCTCCGGTTCTTCGCACCGGTCTGA
- the pilM gene encoding type IV pilus assembly protein PilM: MASAIGLDIGSSAVRAVQLSGGRGQSTVDRLGQVLLPPGAVRDGEIVEAGPVVEALQILWKQYKFKGKRVAIGVANQQVVVRQVELPAMDEDELRESLPFQVQDYIPIPVEQAELDFEVLDEFQNSDGQPMLRILLVAAATEMVQSILDVLKQAKLSPTVLDLDAFALLRAVNEQSGLTADPGVGEMVVNVGSTVTNIVVHSGGVPRFVRILLMGGNNITESLMNATGASWQDAEAMKANPNMPPGQESQIVTERSERFISEIRGSLDYYRAQTDAVQVQRVVLTGGGALLPGLAARLAQAVRMPVDRGHPMSTLKVGKLPLNPEQLAEAEPFLAVAVGLAMGALE, encoded by the coding sequence ATGGCTTCCGCAATAGGTCTCGACATCGGCTCCAGCGCCGTCCGCGCTGTGCAGTTGTCCGGTGGGCGCGGCCAGTCAACCGTCGACCGGCTTGGGCAGGTCCTGCTGCCGCCCGGCGCCGTTCGTGACGGCGAGATCGTGGAGGCCGGACCCGTCGTCGAGGCTCTCCAGATCCTGTGGAAGCAGTACAAATTCAAGGGCAAGCGCGTCGCAATCGGCGTCGCGAACCAGCAGGTGGTGGTCCGGCAGGTGGAGTTGCCGGCCATGGATGAAGACGAGCTGCGTGAGTCGCTGCCGTTCCAGGTCCAGGACTACATCCCGATCCCGGTCGAGCAGGCCGAACTCGACTTCGAAGTGTTAGACGAATTCCAGAACAGCGACGGCCAGCCGATGCTGCGGATCCTGCTCGTGGCCGCCGCCACCGAGATGGTGCAGAGCATCCTCGATGTGCTGAAGCAGGCCAAGCTGTCACCGACGGTCCTCGATCTCGACGCCTTCGCCCTGCTGCGCGCCGTCAACGAGCAGTCCGGCCTCACCGCGGACCCAGGTGTCGGCGAGATGGTCGTCAACGTCGGCTCCACCGTCACCAACATCGTCGTCCACAGCGGCGGCGTCCCTCGGTTCGTCCGCATCCTCCTCATGGGTGGCAACAACATCACCGAGTCGTTGATGAACGCGACCGGCGCCTCGTGGCAGGACGCCGAGGCCATGAAGGCCAACCCGAACATGCCGCCCGGTCAGGAGAGCCAGATCGTCACCGAGCGCAGTGAGCGCTTCATCTCCGAGATCCGCGGCTCCCTGGACTACTACCGAGCACAGACAGATGCCGTGCAGGTCCAGCGCGTCGTCCTCACCGGTGGGGGCGCGCTGCTTCCCGGTCTGGCGGCTCGGCTCGCACAGGCCGTCCGCATGCCTGTTGATCGAGGACACCCCATGTCAACCTTGAAGGTCGGCAAGCTGCCGCTCAATCCGGAGCAGCTGGCCGAGGCGGAACCCTTCCTCGCCGTGGCCGTGGGACTTGCAATGGGAGCCCTCGAATGA
- a CDS encoding type II secretion system protein, which produces MTKKIRERLDGAEDGFTLIELLVVVIIIGILAAIAIPTFLNQRQNGWTAAAESDVRNAALEVESAAVANNGNFPADQAAFDALAVESSENVTLRYVADNTAGAQAFCIEAGHSQLGAATDDHAVYDSDNGGVQNLTAAGATTSCN; this is translated from the coding sequence ATGACCAAGAAGATCCGCGAGCGCCTCGACGGCGCAGAAGACGGCTTCACCCTGATCGAGCTGCTCGTCGTTGTCATCATCATCGGCATCCTGGCAGCCATCGCCATCCCGACCTTCCTGAACCAGCGTCAGAACGGCTGGACCGCTGCTGCTGAGTCCGACGTCCGCAACGCGGCCCTCGAGGTCGAGTCCGCTGCCGTTGCCAACAACGGGAACTTCCCGGCCGACCAGGCGGCCTTCGACGCCCTGGCCGTTGAGTCGTCTGAGAACGTGACCCTGCGTTACGTCGCTGACAACACCGCTGGCGCCCAGGCGTTCTGCATCGAGGCTGGTCACTCCCAGCTTGGTGCTGCCACTGACGACCACGCTGTCTACGACTCCGACAACGGCGGCGTTCAGAACCTGACCGCCGCTGGTGCCACCACCAGCTGCAACTAG
- a CDS encoding type IV pilin protein, with protein sequence MRRNKVDDGFTLVELLVTVVVMGILTAIAIPAYLNQRDSAYTAQMTSDLRNAAIRMEQGYHMDGGLYSADSLVGFRPTRGVITVSEIAADQSSFCLTASIAGWGSRSYDSDNGGLQDRGVGC encoded by the coding sequence ATGCGACGCAACAAGGTAGACGACGGCTTCACACTCGTGGAGTTGCTCGTTACGGTCGTCGTCATGGGCATCTTGACCGCGATCGCGATCCCGGCCTACCTGAACCAGCGCGACAGCGCCTACACGGCGCAAATGACATCCGACCTCCGCAATGCGGCCATCCGGATGGAGCAGGGTTACCACATGGACGGAGGCCTCTACAGTGCTGACTCGCTTGTCGGCTTCCGTCCGACGCGAGGTGTGATCACGGTCAGCGAAATCGCTGCCGATCAGTCCTCCTTCTGCCTCACGGCGTCCATTGCTGGTTGGGGGAGCCGGTCCTACGACTCTGACAACGGGGGCCTCCAGGATCGCGGCGTTGGCTGCTAA
- the aroC gene encoding chorismate synthase, which yields MPLRYLTAGESHGPALVGIIEGLPAGIPIDPTGLTDELARRRLGYGRSPRMNFEVDRTEIMAGVRHGLTLGSPVGLVIHNTEWPKWTEAMSVERPEDAEALQDTGRGASLTRPRPGHADLVGMQKYDFDDARNVLERASARETATRVALGWFARQLLAQLDIHVLSHVVAIGNVAASSDHPTPEPGNQPAIDADPVRCLDPELSQAMQARIDRAKEERDTLGGVIEVVVHGLPPGLGSHVHWDRKLDTRIAAALMSIQAFKGVGIGDGFGTATVPGSRAHDEIMPADGEHTYRRKTHRSGGLEGGMTTGELLRVTAAMKPLSSLMQPLATIDTATGESATAITQRSDVCAVPRAGVVCEAVVALTVADALLEKTGGDSLDEVRRNLDAYTTSVDRSRGPRSASFQGDPVEGSTYLTPEGDSNTCR from the coding sequence ATGCCCCTGCGATACCTGACCGCCGGTGAGTCCCACGGTCCCGCCTTGGTCGGGATCATCGAAGGCCTCCCCGCGGGAATCCCGATCGACCCGACCGGCCTCACCGACGAGTTGGCCCGTCGACGACTGGGCTACGGTCGCTCGCCGCGCATGAACTTCGAGGTCGATCGGACCGAGATCATGGCCGGGGTCCGCCACGGCCTGACGCTCGGCTCACCTGTCGGCCTGGTGATCCACAACACCGAGTGGCCGAAGTGGACCGAGGCCATGAGCGTGGAGCGCCCAGAGGACGCCGAGGCCCTGCAGGACACCGGCCGCGGCGCCAGCCTGACCCGCCCCCGGCCCGGCCACGCCGACCTCGTCGGCATGCAGAAGTACGACTTCGACGACGCGCGCAACGTCCTGGAACGCGCCTCCGCCCGGGAGACCGCCACCCGGGTAGCTCTGGGGTGGTTCGCCAGGCAACTGCTGGCTCAGCTGGACATCCACGTCCTGTCCCACGTCGTGGCCATCGGGAATGTCGCCGCCTCGTCCGACCACCCAACACCTGAGCCCGGCAACCAACCCGCGATCGATGCCGATCCGGTCCGCTGCCTGGACCCGGAACTCAGCCAGGCCATGCAAGCCCGGATCGACCGAGCCAAGGAGGAACGGGACACCCTCGGCGGAGTCATCGAGGTCGTGGTCCACGGCCTGCCACCGGGTCTCGGCTCGCACGTCCACTGGGATCGCAAGCTGGACACCCGGATCGCTGCCGCTCTCATGTCGATCCAGGCCTTCAAGGGCGTCGGGATCGGCGACGGGTTCGGCACCGCAACCGTCCCCGGGTCCCGCGCCCACGACGAGATCATGCCAGCCGACGGAGAGCACACCTACCGGCGCAAGACCCATCGCTCCGGCGGCTTGGAGGGTGGCATGACCACCGGCGAGCTGCTGCGGGTCACTGCGGCCATGAAACCCCTCTCCTCGCTCATGCAACCGTTGGCGACGATCGACACCGCCACCGGCGAGTCCGCGACGGCGATCACCCAGCGCTCCGACGTCTGCGCCGTTCCGCGTGCCGGTGTGGTGTGCGAAGCCGTCGTCGCCCTGACGGTTGCGGACGCCCTGCTGGAGAAGACCGGTGGCGACTCACTCGACGAGGTCAGACGAAATCTGGATGCCTACACGACCTCGGTCGATCGATCTCGCGGGCCGAGGTCTGCGAGCTTCCAAGGTGACCCCGTCGAGGGCAGCACCTACCTGACCCCCGAAGGTGACAGCAACACGTGTCGGTGA
- the aroB gene encoding 3-dehydroquinate synthase: protein MTTAIPVHLGARSYDIHVGAGILDQLDELVPWPTHARTAVVITNGVVADHYGGRVAAAIERAGLVVRSIRVPDGEQAKSTDTLAQIWQRMAGVPLLRDDVVIALGGGVVGDLAGFAAATWNRGVALVQVPTTLLAQVDSAIGGKTGINLAQGKNLVGAFHQPLAVISDVEVLATLPSRERRAGLGEVAKYGFIADPVVLDLLEDRPGSATAGDPAVLAEIVRRGSTVKAEVVSEDEFESGRRALLNYGHTIGHAIESLTAYDTYRHGEAVGLGMVAAAQLGERLGISEPGLADRTISVLDGLGLPTRGLRLDPRDVWQVMARDKKARDGVRFIISERPGKAIVIDEPRRSLVDDIIRGLA from the coding sequence ATGACGACGGCCATCCCCGTCCACCTCGGAGCGCGGAGCTACGACATCCACGTCGGTGCCGGCATCCTGGACCAGTTGGACGAGTTGGTGCCCTGGCCGACGCACGCACGAACCGCGGTCGTGATCACCAATGGCGTGGTGGCCGACCACTACGGGGGCCGGGTTGCCGCGGCCATCGAACGAGCTGGCCTCGTCGTCCGCAGCATCCGCGTCCCCGACGGCGAGCAGGCCAAGTCAACCGACACGTTGGCGCAGATCTGGCAGCGCATGGCCGGCGTCCCGCTTCTGCGTGACGATGTCGTGATCGCTCTTGGTGGCGGCGTGGTCGGGGACCTGGCCGGGTTCGCCGCCGCCACGTGGAACCGCGGGGTTGCGCTGGTGCAGGTTCCCACGACACTGCTGGCGCAGGTCGACTCCGCCATCGGCGGCAAGACCGGGATCAACCTGGCGCAGGGCAAGAACCTGGTCGGGGCCTTCCACCAGCCGCTCGCTGTGATCTCCGACGTCGAGGTGCTCGCCACCCTGCCCAGTCGAGAGCGTCGCGCGGGCCTGGGCGAGGTCGCCAAGTACGGCTTCATCGCGGATCCGGTCGTGCTCGATCTGCTGGAGGACCGGCCGGGATCGGCCACCGCGGGCGACCCCGCCGTACTCGCCGAGATCGTCCGGCGTGGCTCGACGGTCAAGGCCGAGGTGGTCAGCGAAGACGAGTTCGAGTCGGGCCGACGGGCGCTGCTCAACTATGGCCACACCATCGGCCACGCCATCGAGTCACTCACCGCCTACGACACCTATCGCCACGGCGAGGCGGTCGGACTGGGCATGGTTGCGGCCGCCCAGTTGGGTGAGCGGCTCGGGATAAGCGAGCCCGGCCTGGCCGACCGCACCATCTCGGTCCTCGACGGCTTGGGCCTGCCCACCCGCGGTCTACGGCTGGACCCGCGGGACGTGTGGCAGGTCATGGCCCGGGACAAGAAGGCCCGGGACGGCGTCCGGTTCATCATCTCCGAGCGGCCGGGCAAGGCCATCGTGATCGACGAGCCCCGCCGCAGCCTGGTCGACGACATCATCCGGGGGCTCGCATGA
- a CDS encoding shikimate kinase: MSVNSPGRNIVLIGMMGSGKTTVGRHVAKALGRPFVDTDDVVEGELGKPISQIFDDQGERVFRAAETEAVRRVAAIHGQVVAVGGGAVLDPVNVTHLSSTGDLVWLDAPVHVLMANLTSKGEVEARPLLATTGPDRMHARLAAMREERLEAYHRAATAALATDDRAPEVLADEIIRWAAGQPGLLAREERP; the protein is encoded by the coding sequence GTGTCGGTGAACAGCCCGGGCCGCAACATCGTGCTGATCGGGATGATGGGGTCCGGGAAGACGACCGTCGGCCGGCATGTGGCCAAGGCTCTAGGACGCCCGTTCGTCGACACCGACGATGTGGTCGAGGGGGAGTTGGGCAAGCCCATCTCGCAGATCTTCGACGACCAGGGCGAACGGGTGTTCCGAGCTGCCGAGACCGAGGCCGTCCGGCGGGTCGCGGCCATCCACGGACAGGTCGTCGCCGTCGGAGGAGGAGCCGTCCTCGATCCCGTCAACGTCACCCACCTCAGCAGCACCGGCGACCTGGTCTGGCTGGATGCGCCGGTCCACGTGCTCATGGCGAACCTCACGAGCAAGGGGGAGGTGGAGGCCCGGCCGCTTCTCGCGACAACCGGCCCCGATCGAATGCACGCTCGTCTTGCCGCGATGCGCGAGGAGCGCCTGGAGGCCTACCACCGTGCCGCCACCGCTGCGCTGGCAACCGACGACCGGGCCCCCGAGGTCCTGGCCGACGAGATCATCCGGTGGGCCGCGGGGCAACCGGGCCTGCTGGCCCGGGAGGAGCGACCATGA
- a CDS encoding PulJ/GspJ family protein, with product MFRKLRDRLRLAEDAQAGFTLPELLVSITLLTIVSAAIVSSTVAIQRTLGGAQATMRDLATTDIALDRVGQLIRGAVGPDGTVSESNSALIAAAPDDITFLSTTGRTAVTLPDGSYANRHPMQVRLFVRTDADGAFELVEQIWDPINDNVDDGPFVLPANPRERVILRDLIDVDTDTAFVDVFRFWSHYEDVLSPDPSQRCGRVINEGTTLSAVERTTIDSVSFRLVSAEPNNYDGSIDADLQGFARFAGSTDLGVSSSFVSAACLDDPNFRNGFDQVFP from the coding sequence TTGTTCCGTAAGCTCCGCGATCGCCTCCGGCTGGCTGAGGATGCTCAGGCCGGCTTCACGCTGCCCGAGCTCTTGGTCTCCATCACCCTGCTGACCATCGTCTCCGCGGCCATCGTCTCGTCGACGGTGGCCATCCAGCGCACCCTGGGTGGGGCTCAGGCCACCATGCGCGACCTGGCCACCACCGACATCGCACTGGACCGAGTGGGCCAGCTGATCCGAGGCGCTGTCGGTCCGGACGGCACCGTGTCGGAGTCGAACTCCGCACTCATCGCCGCGGCACCCGACGACATCACCTTCCTGTCGACGACGGGCCGTACGGCGGTCACCTTGCCCGACGGCTCCTACGCCAACCGCCACCCGATGCAAGTCCGACTCTTCGTCCGAACCGACGCAGACGGGGCGTTCGAGCTGGTCGAGCAGATCTGGGATCCAATCAACGACAACGTGGACGATGGCCCCTTCGTCCTCCCCGCGAACCCCCGTGAGCGGGTCATCCTCCGTGACCTGATCGATGTCGACACCGACACGGCGTTCGTCGACGTGTTCCGCTTCTGGAGCCACTACGAGGACGTCCTCTCGCCCGACCCGAGCCAGCGCTGCGGCCGCGTGATCAACGAAGGGACCACCCTGAGCGCGGTCGAGCGCACCACGATCGACAGCGTGTCGTTCCGGCTGGTCTCGGCCGAGCCGAACAACTACGACGGCAGCATCGATGCCGACCTCCAGGGCTTCGCCCGCTTCGCAGGCTCCACCGATCTGGGTGTCTCCTCCTCCTTCGTCAGCGCGGCCTGCCTCGACGACCCCAACTTCCGCAACGGCTTCGACCAGGTCTTCCCATGA
- a CDS encoding type II secretion system F family protein, which yields MADSLTFEYTVRDKTGQTKTGTMTGATAKAVSDRLRESGYAPLSVTEQKESLGQKELSIPGFGGKKVGLKDLAIFARQFATMINSGLSLIRALNILAQQTENPTLADIISEVRSEVEQGRPLSSAMADHEAFPKLFIAMVKAGETAGLLDSVLIRVANTLEADLALRRKIKSAMTYPVIVLIMAVGLSSAMIIFIVPTFEGLFTSLGGELPLPTQVLVTLSELMRGFWYILLLLPIVAWKSFEYARKQPKVRFFLDQWKLKVPVFGSLFHKVALSRFTRNLGSLLKAGVPILQALEISSDTVNNGVMSNAIDDVILAVKEGESMATPLSKHEVFPPMTVQMISVGEETGAIDEMLEKISDFYDQEVEATTEQLTALLEPVMIAVLGGIVGGMVIALYMPMFKIFDLVNQ from the coding sequence ATGGCTGATTCACTGACATTTGAGTACACGGTCCGCGACAAGACGGGCCAGACCAAGACCGGCACCATGACCGGTGCCACCGCCAAGGCGGTCTCCGATCGTCTGCGCGAGTCCGGATACGCCCCGCTCTCCGTCACCGAGCAGAAGGAGTCGCTCGGCCAGAAGGAGCTGTCGATCCCCGGGTTCGGTGGCAAGAAGGTCGGCCTCAAGGACCTGGCCATCTTCGCCCGCCAGTTCGCCACCATGATCAACTCGGGGCTCTCGTTGATTCGGGCCCTGAACATCCTGGCGCAGCAGACCGAGAACCCGACGCTCGCCGACATCATCAGCGAAGTGCGGTCCGAGGTCGAGCAGGGCCGACCGCTGTCCAGTGCGATGGCCGACCACGAGGCCTTCCCCAAGCTGTTCATCGCCATGGTGAAGGCGGGCGAGACCGCGGGTCTGCTGGACTCGGTCCTGATCCGCGTCGCCAACACGCTCGAGGCCGACCTGGCACTGCGCCGGAAGATCAAGTCGGCGATGACCTACCCCGTGATCGTGCTGATCATGGCCGTCGGGCTGTCCTCGGCGATGATCATCTTCATCGTTCCGACCTTCGAGGGTCTGTTCACCTCACTGGGTGGGGAACTGCCGTTGCCGACCCAGGTCCTGGTGACGCTCTCGGAGCTGATGCGCGGCTTCTGGTACATCCTCCTGCTCCTCCCCATCGTGGCGTGGAAGAGCTTCGAGTACGCCCGGAAGCAGCCCAAGGTCCGCTTCTTCCTGGACCAGTGGAAGTTGAAGGTCCCCGTCTTCGGATCGCTGTTCCACAAGGTCGCCCTCTCCCGCTTCACGCGGAACCTGGGCTCGCTGCTGAAGGCCGGTGTGCCGATCCTGCAGGCGCTCGAGATCTCCTCCGACACCGTCAACAACGGCGTGATGTCAAACGCGATCGACGACGTGATCTTGGCGGTCAAGGAGGGTGAGTCGATGGCGACCCCCCTGTCCAAGCATGAGGTGTTCCCGCCCATGACCGTCCAGATGATCTCGGTCGGGGAGGAGACCGGTGCGATCGATGAGATGCTCGAGAAGATCTCTGACTTCTACGACCAGGAGGTCGAGGCCACCACGGAGCAGCTGACCGCGCTGCTCGAGCCCGTGATGATCGCCGTCCTCGGTGGGATCGTCGGCGGTATGGTCATCGCCCTGTACATGCCGATGTTCAAGATCTTCGATCTGGTCAACCAGTAG
- a CDS encoding type IV pilus modification PilV family protein gives MNALLRAVRRRLVSEDHGISIIEVLVAVTILAVTMAATASSVIRALQVSDDSRKSVIAANIAQFELERLRAIPFVDWVVSGTGSTIAAYTDARTGPNGIEYEVYTEPRWVSAGSDTDSCTQRALGNTEDEDYVRVRQVVSFPNDPELTPIENITIVTPRLDFYDPNTGNLIIRVEDRDGGPSPGHQVEVQGPSGLRLGTVDTDGCVFFPYLPAGTGGTNYQVRIDSPEFVELETRVQAIDETVNVAPQTTTPLSFTYDEGASFDLRPIPQLPEPAGCTYVVSTRGPQPYLMSGSNTAGIDDPSGLAVDPENGGAPDAQVIQCQDGSNPSAGPGTPNPVIRPFFEPRIPHNLGYTVNSTGLLFPSEGVVTYPRRDNTAVPDTVSSPGYEVCGAFDGSDACLQRSLFPYRAGADAFAGRCVMADPTTVGGARSTLITDPLTVASVDVPMVPIAIRTIRHESDGSVTYNFGTRDVYADMQDDADCPGGDRLYLGRSDANGYLQAMLPYGEWVLHWDNAGNGAMRAGSTPLNCDAVQAAENGGSNNLYFIVANLLLSPTSLDYLDSACIEIRADGTGPQNVTTGDPLMPYHIDVRRGDRVVP, from the coding sequence ATGAACGCTCTACTTCGCGCCGTTCGGCGCCGTCTTGTCAGTGAGGATCATGGGATTTCGATCATCGAGGTCCTCGTCGCCGTGACGATCCTGGCTGTGACGATGGCGGCCACCGCGTCGAGCGTGATCCGAGCTCTCCAGGTCTCCGACGACAGTCGCAAGTCGGTCATCGCGGCCAACATCGCACAGTTCGAACTCGAACGACTGCGCGCGATCCCGTTTGTCGACTGGGTCGTCTCAGGCACCGGTTCGACGATCGCGGCGTACACCGACGCTCGGACCGGCCCCAACGGCATCGAGTACGAGGTGTACACCGAGCCCCGTTGGGTCTCTGCCGGGTCCGACACCGACTCGTGCACCCAGCGTGCCCTCGGCAACACCGAGGACGAGGACTACGTGCGGGTCCGCCAGGTCGTCAGCTTCCCGAACGACCCGGAACTGACGCCGATCGAGAACATCACGATCGTCACGCCGCGTCTGGACTTCTACGACCCCAACACCGGCAACCTGATCATCCGGGTGGAGGACCGGGACGGTGGGCCGTCGCCCGGCCACCAGGTCGAGGTGCAGGGCCCGAGTGGGTTGCGGCTGGGTACCGTGGACACCGACGGCTGCGTCTTCTTCCCATACCTGCCTGCGGGAACCGGTGGCACGAACTACCAGGTCCGCATCGACAGTCCAGAGTTCGTCGAGCTCGAGACGCGCGTTCAGGCCATCGACGAGACGGTCAACGTCGCGCCGCAGACCACGACACCGCTCTCCTTCACCTATGACGAGGGCGCCTCATTCGACCTGCGTCCGATACCACAGCTGCCCGAGCCGGCTGGCTGCACCTACGTCGTCAGCACGCGCGGTCCGCAGCCGTACCTGATGTCGGGCTCGAACACCGCCGGCATCGACGATCCTTCCGGACTCGCCGTCGACCCCGAGAACGGTGGCGCGCCCGACGCGCAGGTGATCCAGTGCCAGGACGGGAGCAACCCGTCAGCTGGGCCCGGAACGCCGAATCCCGTCATCCGCCCCTTCTTCGAGCCGCGGATCCCCCACAACCTGGGCTACACCGTCAACTCGACTGGTCTGCTGTTCCCCAGTGAAGGGGTTGTCACCTACCCACGCCGGGACAACACTGCTGTCCCCGACACGGTTTCATCCCCGGGATACGAGGTCTGTGGGGCTTTCGACGGCAGCGATGCGTGCCTTCAGCGCTCCTTGTTCCCCTATCGCGCGGGAGCTGACGCGTTCGCGGGGCGTTGCGTGATGGCCGACCCGACCACGGTCGGCGGCGCTCGCTCCACGCTCATCACCGATCCCCTGACCGTGGCCAGCGTCGACGTCCCGATGGTCCCAATCGCGATCCGCACGATCCGGCATGAGAGTGACGGGTCCGTGACCTACAACTTCGGGACCCGCGACGTCTACGCCGACATGCAGGACGATGCCGACTGCCCAGGGGGCGACCGCCTCTACCTCGGGCGCTCGGACGCCAACGGGTACTTGCAGGCCATGCTGCCCTACGGCGAGTGGGTCCTGCACTGGGACAACGCTGGAAACGGCGCCATGCGGGCCGGCTCGACTCCACTGAACTGTGACGCGGTCCAGGCCGCTGAGAACGGTGGCAGCAACAACTTGTACTTCATCGTCGCCAATCTCCTGCTCAGCCCCACATCGCTTGATTACCTCGACAGCGCGTGCATCGAGATCCGCGCCGACGGTACCGGCCCGCAGAACGTCACCACCGGCGACCCGCTGATGCCGTATCACATCGACGTGCGGCGAGGTGATCGCGTTGTTCCGTAA